A single region of the Salmo salar chromosome ssa16, Ssal_v3.1, whole genome shotgun sequence genome encodes:
- the elovl1b gene encoding elongation of very long chain fatty acids protein 1b isoform X1, with protein sequence MLQDIGDRAMGVYEYLLKGTDPRLWSYPLMGSPVNMSAILLTYIFFVLVAGPRFMANRKPFQLKEAMITYNFSMVALNAFIVYEFLMSGWATTYTWRCDAVDYSDSPQGLRMVRVAWLFLFSKFIELLDTVTLQIISYRFASPQSFPPVHVMVIMVVFDMFLSLGQVFFVLRKKHGQITFLHVFHHSFMPWTWWWGVSLAPGGIGSFHAMVNCIVHVIMYSYYGLSAAGPRFQKFLWWKKYMTAIQLVQFVMVSLHVTQYYFMDSCDYQVPLFIHLIWMYGTFFFVLFSNFWYQAYVKGKRLPKQDSKPGLNGKANGTTMVANGKHHKKGNSNGTSNGSSHNENGSAYAGKMKKS encoded by the exons ATGCTTCAGGACATTGGTGATAGAGCCATGGGGGTTTATGAGTACCTCTTGAAGGGAACAG ATCCGCGACTGTGGAGTTACCCACTCATGGGGAGTCCGGTGAACATGTCGGCCATCTTGCTGACCTACATCTTCTTCGTGCTGGTTGCTGGGCCTCGCTTCATGGCCAACCGCAAGCCCTTCCAACTCAAGGAGGCCATGATCACTTACAACTTCTCCATGGTGGCATTGAATGCCTTTATTGTCTATGAG TTCTTGATGTCAGGCTGGGCCACGACATACACATGGAGATGTGATGCAGTTGATTACTCGGATAGCCCCCAAGGCCTTAGA ATGGTTCGAGTGGCCTGGTTATTCTTGTTCTCCAAATTCATTGAGCTCTTGGACACGGTAACACTTCAGATTATTTCCTACAGATTTGCATCTCCTCAGTCTTTCCCCCCTGTTCATGTTATGGTCATCATGGTTGTATTTGACATGTTTCTCTCGTTGGGTCAGGTGTTTTTCGTTCTGAGGAAGAAACATGGCCAGATCACCTTCCTGCATGTCTTCCACCACTCTTTCATGCCCTGGACCTGGTGGTGGGGTGTCAGCCTAGCTCCCG GGGGAATAGGCTCTTTCCATGCCATGGTGAATTGCATCGTCCACGTCATCATGTACTCTTACTACGGCCTGTCTGCGGCTGGACCACGCTTCCAAAAGTTCCTCTGGTGGAAGAAGTACATGACCGCCATCCAACTG GTTCAGTTTGTGATGGTGTCCCTCCACGTCACCCAGTATTACTTCATGGACAGCTGTGACTACCAGGTACCCCTGTTCATCCACCTCATCTGGATGTATGGCACCTTCTTCTTTGTGCTCTTCTCCAACTTCTGGTACCAGGCATACGTGAAGGGAAAGCGGTTGCCCAAGCAGGACTCCAAGCCTGGCCTCAACGGCAAGGCCAATGGGACCACCATGGTCGCCAATGGCAAGCACCACAAGAAAGGTAACAGTAATGGCACTAGCAACGGTTCCAGTCACAACGAAAATGGCAGTGCCTATGCGGGCAAGATGAAGAAGTCCTAG
- the elovl1b gene encoding elongation of very long chain fatty acids protein 1b, producing MLQDIGDRAMGVYEYLLKGTDPRLWSYPLMGSPVNMSAILLTYIFFVLVAGPRFMANRKPFQLKEAMITYNFSMVALNAFIVYEFLMSGWATTYTWRCDAVDYSDSPQGLRMVRVAWLFLFSKFIELLDTVFFVLRKKHGQITFLHVFHHSFMPWTWWWGVSLAPGGIGSFHAMVNCIVHVIMYSYYGLSAAGPRFQKFLWWKKYMTAIQLVQFVMVSLHVTQYYFMDSCDYQVPLFIHLIWMYGTFFFVLFSNFWYQAYVKGKRLPKQDSKPGLNGKANGTTMVANGKHHKKGNSNGTSNGSSHNENGSAYAGKMKKS from the exons ATGCTTCAGGACATTGGTGATAGAGCCATGGGGGTTTATGAGTACCTCTTGAAGGGAACAG ATCCGCGACTGTGGAGTTACCCACTCATGGGGAGTCCGGTGAACATGTCGGCCATCTTGCTGACCTACATCTTCTTCGTGCTGGTTGCTGGGCCTCGCTTCATGGCCAACCGCAAGCCCTTCCAACTCAAGGAGGCCATGATCACTTACAACTTCTCCATGGTGGCATTGAATGCCTTTATTGTCTATGAG TTCTTGATGTCAGGCTGGGCCACGACATACACATGGAGATGTGATGCAGTTGATTACTCGGATAGCCCCCAAGGCCTTAGA ATGGTTCGAGTGGCCTGGTTATTCTTGTTCTCCAAATTCATTGAGCTCTTGGACACG GTGTTTTTCGTTCTGAGGAAGAAACATGGCCAGATCACCTTCCTGCATGTCTTCCACCACTCTTTCATGCCCTGGACCTGGTGGTGGGGTGTCAGCCTAGCTCCCG GGGGAATAGGCTCTTTCCATGCCATGGTGAATTGCATCGTCCACGTCATCATGTACTCTTACTACGGCCTGTCTGCGGCTGGACCACGCTTCCAAAAGTTCCTCTGGTGGAAGAAGTACATGACCGCCATCCAACTG GTTCAGTTTGTGATGGTGTCCCTCCACGTCACCCAGTATTACTTCATGGACAGCTGTGACTACCAGGTACCCCTGTTCATCCACCTCATCTGGATGTATGGCACCTTCTTCTTTGTGCTCTTCTCCAACTTCTGGTACCAGGCATACGTGAAGGGAAAGCGGTTGCCCAAGCAGGACTCCAAGCCTGGCCTCAACGGCAAGGCCAATGGGACCACCATGGTCGCCAATGGCAAGCACCACAAGAAAGGTAACAGTAATGGCACTAGCAACGGTTCCAGTCACAACGAAAATGGCAGTGCCTATGCGGGCAAGATGAAGAAGTCCTAG